Proteins encoded in a region of the Campylobacter geochelonis genome:
- a CDS encoding DUF945 family protein: MRKIIIALVVLVAVFIGGSYYFSGLVSERYEAFESLNSKNLSVKSEQTRGIFSTKNKSEITIKKEMFSDILGLSEEENDFEDISFEIDSTTSNSLFSVISGLETTGSVKLVSHKDIAKNLFGGDEIATFKTIVSGKNTTTNIKTNELNFVLNNSDEDVKANLKPVKITVKLNENQDLTYADYSVESATFHGKDKDGTEAEFAIDNYFEALEYNNPLKIGAINDFKSYIKSAIKDMDIKDVVELKKLKIAIKDAQDDTKIDLGDIKIYSLSKNVDENLSIAMKLDINDIYLLSKGEEIKLNKFNYDLVAQNIPAKIYDFFLDAYSGKDISEQALIEIAMLVVSNNPVVKIEDISFYKDDKLFRLNADLGVSGFDGKNIFALPQKAFLSGSVKFDKSFLDEIKVDKDAAKKLLDSGVVIEDGENFISNFKFDSNLMDVIMNDKVRLSELESHVLGVNQNADDVYMVANYLYTLVSDLSAFYTSQGKFDEKITNMTNLPLLEISHNKFALITSGMSCFEISTIDDANSTEIIVEVGVDKHEEFCQEMYKDSEVSKLLEKPLKLR, encoded by the coding sequence ATGAGAAAGATTATCATAGCATTGGTTGTGCTTGTGGCTGTTTTTATAGGCGGAAGCTACTATTTTTCAGGACTTGTTTCTGAAAGATACGAGGCATTTGAGTCGCTAAATTCTAAAAATTTAAGCGTAAAATCAGAACAAACAAGAGGAATTTTCTCTACAAAAAACAAATCCGAAATAACTATAAAAAAAGAGATGTTTTCTGATATTTTAGGACTGAGCGAGGAAGAAAACGACTTCGAAGATATAAGTTTTGAGATAGATTCAACTACTTCAAATTCACTATTTTCTGTTATATCTGGGCTAGAAACAACTGGAAGTGTTAAGCTTGTATCTCATAAAGATATCGCTAAAAACTTATTTGGTGGTGATGAGATAGCAACTTTTAAAACGATTGTTTCTGGTAAAAATACAACAACAAACATTAAAACTAATGAGCTAAATTTTGTTCTTAATAATAGCGATGAAGATGTAAAGGCAAATTTAAAACCAGTTAAAATCACAGTAAAGTTAAACGAAAATCAAGATTTAACTTATGCTGATTATAGTGTAGAATCAGCTACTTTTCATGGTAAAGATAAAGATGGCACAGAAGCTGAGTTTGCTATAGATAATTATTTTGAAGCACTTGAATACAACAACCCTCTAAAAATCGGGGCTATAAATGATTTTAAATCTTATATAAAATCGGCTATAAAAGATATGGATATAAAAGATGTAGTCGAGCTTAAAAAGCTAAAAATCGCTATAAAAGATGCTCAAGATGATACTAAGATAGATTTGGGCGATATAAAAATTTACTCTCTTAGCAAAAACGTAGATGAAAATTTAAGTATTGCGATGAAGCTTGATATAAATGATATATATTTGCTATCAAAAGGCGAAGAGATAAAACTAAATAAATTTAACTATGATCTTGTGGCACAAAACATACCTGCTAAAATTTATGATTTTTTCTTAGACGCTTATAGCGGCAAAGACATTAGTGAGCAAGCTTTAATAGAGATTGCAATGCTTGTTGTATCGAACAATCCAGTTGTAAAAATCGAAGATATAAGCTTTTATAAAGATGACAAGCTATTTCGATTAAATGCGGATTTGGGAGTGAGTGGATTTGATGGTAAAAACATTTTTGCACTTCCGCAAAAAGCATTTTTGAGTGGGTCTGTTAAATTTGATAAAAGTTTTTTAGATGAGATAAAGGTAGACAAAGATGCCGCTAAAAAGCTGCTTGATAGTGGAGTTGTTATTGAAGATGGCGAGAATTTTATATCGAATTTCAAATTTGATTCAAATTTAATGGATGTGATTATGAATGACAAAGTAAGATTAAGCGAACTAGAATCTCATGTTTTAGGTGTAAACCAAAATGCCGATGATGTTTATATGGTAGCTAACTATCTATATACTTTAGTTTCAGACTTATCGGCGTTTTATACATCACAAGGTAAATTTGATGAGAAGATAACCAATATGACAAACTTGCCGCTTCTTGAAATTTCTCATAATAAATTTGCTCTTATAACATCTGGTATGAGTTGTTTTGAGATTTCTACTATAGACGATGCTAACAGCACGGAAATCATCGTAGAGGTTGGAGTGGATAAACACGAAGAGTTTTGTCAAGAGATGTATAAAGATAGCGAAGTTTCTAAGCTTTTAGAAAAACCACTAAAACTTAGGTAG
- a CDS encoding DedA family protein produces the protein MQDMLTSLSTYGYLILFFYTLGGGMVAIIAAGVLSFAGKMDLTLCILIAAVSNTLGDTFLFYISRYSKKEFAPYLKKQRRNLALAQILFKKHGDKIILIKKYIYGLKTLVPVAIGLTKYSFTKFSIINVISSIIWAVSLGLLSYYAGDFLMRIFEFIKIYPWVMPIIIVILLGAIVIYFKKATKKSKKASLL, from the coding sequence ATGCAAGATATGCTAACGTCTTTATCGACTTATGGGTATTTGATTTTGTTTTTTTACACGCTTGGTGGCGGAATGGTCGCTATTATAGCGGCTGGAGTTTTAAGCTTTGCTGGAAAGATGGATTTAACGCTTTGTATCCTAATAGCCGCAGTTTCTAATACTCTTGGTGATACTTTTTTGTTTTATATCAGCAGATATAGCAAAAAAGAATTTGCTCCATATCTTAAAAAACAGAGGCGAAATTTAGCGTTAGCTCAAATTTTGTTTAAAAAACATGGCGATAAGATAATTTTGATAAAAAAATACATCTATGGACTAAAAACTCTAGTTCCAGTCGCTATCGGGCTTACAAAATACTCCTTTACTAAATTTAGCATTATAAATGTCATAAGTTCCATTATTTGGGCGGTTTCACTTGGGCTTCTTAGCTACTATGCGGGTGATTTTTTAATGAGAATTTTTGAATTTATCAAAATTTATCCTTGGGTTATGCCTATTATTATTGTAATTTTACTTGGCGCTATTGTGATTTATTTTAAAAAAGCTACCAAAAAATCAAAAAAAGCAAGCCTTTTGTGA
- a CDS encoding lipid-binding SYLF domain-containing protein encodes MKKILIAIFLIALSLHAAKEEILLNSANAYVLTMQKISHKNALVERAKAILIFPTVKKVGFIIGGLYGEGVVMIKNGSSWKINKAEITNASIGFQIGYEDNYVVLFVMNDKTLQSMLKAEMKLGADATASIWKASASVGSIDVFDKDIYAYMSKTGAFAGASLGGFVLNIDKSVVYNHNSYGYKNLLDVIERD; translated from the coding sequence ATGAAAAAAATTTTAATTGCTATCTTTTTAATCGCTCTTAGTTTGCACGCTGCTAAAGAGGAAATTTTGTTAAATTCTGCAAATGCTTATGTGCTAACTATGCAAAAAATTTCTCATAAAAATGCTTTAGTAGAGCGCGCGAAGGCTATTTTGATATTTCCAACTGTAAAAAAGGTTGGATTTATCATAGGTGGGCTTTATGGTGAAGGTGTTGTTATGATAAAAAATGGCTCATCATGGAAGATAAATAAAGCTGAGATAACAAACGCAAGTATCGGCTTTCAAATAGGCTATGAAGATAACTATGTCGTGCTTTTTGTGATGAATGATAAAACGCTTCAAAGTATGTTAAAAGCCGAGATGAAGCTTGGAGCAGATGCAACGGCGTCGATTTGGAAAGCAAGTGCTAGTGTTGGAAGTATAGATGTTTTTGATAAAGATATATATGCTTATATGAGTAAAACTGGCGCTTTTGCTGGAGCAAGCTTGGGTGGGTTTGTTTTAAATATCGATAAAAGCGTTGTTTATAACCATAACAGTTATGGTTATAAAAATTTGCTTGATGTTATTGAGAGAGATTAA